A single region of the Metarhizium brunneum chromosome 6, complete sequence genome encodes:
- the samB gene encoding MYND-type zinc finger protein samB, translating into MREVNFSIPNVNKASVGITTALYDRRALDCTSTLPLINSLNHLAYLTTSSARIRDILTVDGGIERLVCILKQGRSKDMMGMWKWNLAFQCVVNIGVRGTENVRTRVVEADMVPVIATILDNYIKIIEKCREKAEEASQKQIHEHHRRHRGHDHRSSSKPATSFANRSTRLEPDQRSAVRRHGPPPSIDVSASYAGPSTTSAQSTVEAVTAASRATATTPERGATTGTRHRYSFRASDTRQPNPLSAGPALQPLAGATSVVESIDGFVRPVRDSDRLASMALFGHGGNGSQPTSPTTPLPLPQLRSPTVRPIAPSNAAAAAAVAATTALDASDRPRRRPSIRHQTSTVETDDLNADSMPSDESPDADMTGTTEMQSTVGIQDISMEDGESILAGSSLELNTPTVSETHQDPGTFNITHRNAIDGSIGNTTNPTPVPTMGLSPGRPAMVTPPQQPAPNSTVPRYLLDRHVVPTAQMLAVMPREEDVLMSLQLLAYVSKYCGLRSYFQKSHLVPKLSLGINLAALDGEEDAADMEDPDDSDEEYLLPNDFNLFPLVEKFTVRYHSTDMQYWAGVVMRNLCRKDDTRGGIRQCAYYQCGKWEEYTRQFAKCRRCRRTKYCSKECQKSAWAFHRHWCVAASQ; encoded by the coding sequence ATGAGGGAAGTCAATTTCAGCATCCCGAACGTCAACAAGGCGTCTGTTGGCATCACGACTGCGCTGTATGACCGTCGAGCACTTGACTGCACATCTACCTTGCCGCTCATCAACTCCCTCAACCACCTTGCATACCTGACCACGTCTTCAGCTCGTATCCGCGACATTTTAACTGTCGATGGAGGCATCGAACGTCTCGTCTGCATATTAAAGCAAGGCCGGAGTAAAGATATGATGGGCATGTGGAAATGGAATCTTGCTTTCCAATGTGTGGTTAATATCGGTGTCCGAGGAACTGAAAATGTACGCACTCGTGttgtcgaggccgacatGGTGCCAGTAATAGCCACCATTCTTGACAATTACATCAAAATCATCGAAAAATGCCGCGAAAAGGCGGAAGAAGCCAGCCAGAAACAGATACATGAACATCACCGTCGTCACAGAGGACACGATCATCGCAGCTCCTCCAAACCAGCGACTTCCTTCGCCAACCGGTCTACTCGCCTTGAGCCCGATCAGAGGTCTGCTGTCCGACGCCACGGCCCTCCTCCCTCCATTGACGTGTCTGCGAGCTACGCTGGGCCGTCTACAACTTCGGCCCAGTCTACCGTTGAAGCCGTAACGGCAGCCTCGCGAGCTACTGCCACAACACCGGAGCGAGGTGCAACCACTGGGACCCGCCACCGGTACAGTTTCCGAGCGAGCGACACCCGTCAACCCAATCCTCTTTCGGCTGGACCAGCACTGCAGCCTCTGGCGGGAGCAACATCAGTTGTAGAGAGTATTGATGGGTTCGTGCGACCTGTTCGTGACTCGGATCGTTTGGCATCTATGGCACTgttcggccatggtggcaatGGATCTCAACCCACTTCCCCTACTACACCACTTCCCCTACCACAACTGCGCTCTCCAACAGTGCGACCTATAGCGCCATCGaatgctgcggctgctgccgccgttgcggCAACCACTGCCCTGGACGCTTCAGATCGCCCACGGAGGAGGCCCTCTATCAGACACCAGACGTCCACGGTAGAAACTGACGATTTAAATGCCGACAGCATGCCATCTGATGAATCTCCCGATGCCGACATGACTGGGACAACTGAAATGCAGTCTACAGTCGGTATCCAAGATATTTCCATGGAGGACGGAGAGAGCATATTGGCGGGCTCATCATTGGAGCTGAATACACCGACGGTGTCGGAAACACACCAAGACCCTGGCACTTTTAATATCACGCACCGCAATGCCATCGACGGCAGTATCGGGAACACGACCAATCCCACACCAGTGCCCACAATGGGATTATCCCCAGGCCGGCCGGCCATGGTCACACCACCGCAGCAACCCGCTCCCAACTCGACTGTGCCGAGGTATCTACTGGATCGTCACGTCGTTCCAACAGCGCAAATGCTCGCTGTGATGccacgagaagaagatgtatTAATGTCCCTGCAACTTTTGGCCTATGTCTCGAAGTACTGTGGGCTTCGGTCATACTTCCAGAAGAGTCACTTGGTGCCTAAACTCTCCTTGGGTATAAACTTGGCGGCACTTGATGGGGAGGAAGATGCAGCTGACATGGAGGATCCTGATGATTCTGACGAGGAATACCTACTACCTAATGATTTCAACCTTTTCCCTCTCGTTGAGAAGTTTACTGTTCGATATCACAGCACTGATATGCAATATTGGGCCGGGGTTGTTATGCGGAATCTCTGCCGCAAGGACGATACTCGTGGCGGCATTCGACAGTGTGCCTACTACCAGTGTGGAAAGTGGGAAGAGTACACCAGACAATTTGCCAAGTGTCGCCGGTGTCGCCGTACCAAATACTGCAGTAAGGAATGTCAGAAAAGCGCATGGGCCTTCCATCGTCATTGGTGCGTCGCCGCATCGCAGTAA
- the SPB1 gene encoding AdoMet-dependent rRNA methyltransferase SPB1, with protein MAIQKKHGKGRLDKWYKLAKEKGYRARAAFKLIQLNKKYGFLEKSKVLLDLCAAPGSWCQVAAEVMPMNSLIVGVDLAPIKPIPRVITFQSDITTENCRATIRQHLKTWKADTVLHDGAPNVGTAWAQDSFNQAELALQSMKLATEFLVEGGTFVTKVFRSKDYNPLLWVLNQLFTKVEATKPPSSRNVSAEIFVVCRGFKAPKRIDPRFLDPRYVFAELTGATPNNEAKVYNPEVKKRKREGYDEGDYILYKEVPASEFIQTTDPIAILGSCNKLSFSQPRGGDIALAALDKLPETTEEIRQCCQDLKVLGRKDFKLLLKWRLKARGIFGFSTKEKDQEEAAIGEEVVEVESMDEELRLQEELQSMKDKENSKKKRERRKENEKKQREIVRMQLNMVAPMDIGMEESGPIGEGAMFSLKSADKSGALRRLNRGKMVVVPGQTPIAAQNVAEESDGGENENDDEEDLLERELDSMYENYRERKAEADAKYRAKKAREERPDDEWEGLSADEDAEKSDSSELEEEEDDSSDDEEDEPARSLLTDLDDSAPSSDGLSKRAAAFFSRDIFKDFTTSEKDVDIIGNNFAENLAVNGQSSKNKQLNGAHASSKKAVQSQTQTNQTHSQEHNDDEDNDFEVVKSNNADDWEEDKRLPDGKLDIDIITAEAMTLAHQLASGQKTSHDAIDDGFNKHAFRDRDGLPEWFIDDEGKHDKPHKPITKAAANAIKEKLRAFNARPIKKVREAKARKKLKAAQKLEKLKKKSDMLANDEGMTEKEKAESIAKLLSKAARKKPTQPAKLVVARGLNRGVQGRPKGVRGRYRMVDPRMKKELRAQKRISQKKKR; from the exons ATGGCGATTCAAAAGAAGCACGGCAAGGGCCGTCTGGACAAGTGGTATAAGCTTGCCAAGGAGAAAGGATATCGTGCCCGAGCGGCTTTCAAACTTATTCAGTTGAACAAGAAATATGGATTCTTGGAGAAGAGCAAGGTCCTTCTGGATCTTTGCGCTGCACCCGGC TCGTGGTGTCAAGTTGCTGCTGAGGTAATGCCGATGAATAGCTTGATAGTTGGTGTCGACCTTGCACCAATCAAGCCAATACCCAGAGTCATAACTTTCCAGAGCGATATTACGACCGAGAATTGTCGTGCTACTATTCGACAACATCTGAAAACATGGAAAGCAGACACTGTATTGCACGATGGTGCACCAAATGTCGGTACGGCATGGGCTCAGGACTCGTTTAACCAAGCAGAGCTTGCTTTGCAGTCTATGAAGTTGGCGACCGAGTTTCTAGTTGAAGGTGGCACATTTGTCACCAAGGTTTTCCGATCTAAGGACTATAACCCATTGTTATGGGTTCTCAACCAGCTGTTTACGAAAGTCGAAGCCACGAAGCCGCCTTCCTCTCGAAATGTTTCTGCCGAAATTTTTGTCGTTTGCAGAGGATTTAAAGCTCCCAAGCGCATCGACCCCCGGTTTCTCGACCCTCGCTATGTTTTCGCGGAGCTTACCGGAGCGACGCCAAACAACGAGGCCAAAGTATATAATCCTGAAGTCAAGAAGAGAAAACGAGAAGGCTACGACGAAGGCGATTATATCCTGTATAAGGAAGTTCCTGCTAGCGAATTCATTCAAACCACTGATCCAATCGCTATTCTCGGGTCTTGTAATAAGCTTTCATTTTCGCAGCCGCGCGGTGGCGATATAGCCTTGGCCGCGTTGGACAAACTCCCCGAAACTACTGAAGAGATCAGACAGTGTTGCCAAGACCTGAAAGTTCTGGGCCGGAAAGACTTCAAACTTCTCTTGAAGTGGAGGCTTAAGGCGAGGGGTATTTTCGGATTTTCAACAAAGGAGAAGGACCAGGAGGAAGCTGCGATCGGGGAGGAGGTGGTTGAGGTCGAATCAATGGACGAGGAACTTCGCCTCCAGGAAGAATTGCAAAGTATGAAGGATAAAGAGAACTCAAAGAAGAAACGAGAACGACGCAAAGAAAATGAGAAAAAACAACGCGAGATTGTCCGTATGCAGCTCAACATGGTTGCTCCAATGGACATTGGTATGGAGGAATCCGGACCAATTGGAGAGGGTGCCATGTTTTCTTTAAAGTCTGCGGATAAGTCAGGCGCATTACGCAGACTGAATCGTGGCAAGATGGTAGTCGTTCCAGGTCAAACCCCGATAGCAGCCCAGAACGTCGCTGAAGAATCTGATGGAGGTGAAAACGAAaacgacgatgaggaagatcTCCTGGAGCGAGAACTTGATTCCATGTACGAAAACTATCGTGAGCGGAAggccgaagccgacgccaaATATCGTGCCAAAAAAGCCAGAGAAGAACGTCCCGATGACGAATGGGAGGGTCTGTCCGCGGACGAGGATGCAGAGAAATCAGATTCAAGTGAgcttgaggaggaggaggatgactcttcagacgacgaggaagacgaacCAGCAAGAAGCCTTTTGACGGATCTCGATGACAGTGCACCATCATCAGACGGGTTGTCTAAGCGAGCCGCAGCATTCTTCAGTCGGGACATTTTCAAAGACTTCACTACCAGCGAGAAGGATGTTGACATAATTGGCAACAATTTTGCCGAGAATCTTGCTGTGAACGGCCAATCTTCCAAGAATAAACAGCTGAATGGAGCACATGCTAGTAGCAAGAAAGCAGTGCAGTCTCAGACTCAGACCAACCAAACTCACTCGCAGGAACAtaatgacgacgaggataaTGATTTTGAGGTTGTCAAAAGCAATAATGCTGATGACTGGGAGGAAGACAAGCGCCTTCCAGATGGGAAACTTG ATATCGACATAATCACTGCCGAAGCAATGACACTAGCTCATCAACTTGCCTCTGGTCAGAAGACGAGTCATGATGCAATTGATGACGGCTTCAATAAGCATGCATTCCGCGATAGGGATGGATTGCCAGAGTGGTtcattgatgatgaaggcaaACACGATAAACCGCACAAGCCCATTACCAAAGCAGCTGcaaatgccatcaaggagaagcttcGGGCCTTCAATGCACGACCGATCAAGAAGGTTCgggaggcaaaggcaagaaaGAAGCTTAAGGCTGCTCaaaagctggagaagcttaAGAAGAAGTCCGACATGCTCGCCAATGATGAAGGTATGacggaaaaagaaaaggcgGAGAGTATAGCCAAATTATTGAGCAAAGCTGCTCGCAAGAAGCCTACACAACCGGCCAAGCTGGTGGTCGCCCGCGGCTTGAATAGGGGAGTTCAGGGCAGACCAAAGGGTGTCAGGGGGCGCTATCGCATGGTTGATCCTAGGATGAAGAAAGAGTTGAGAGCACAAAAGAGGATTTctcagaagaagaaaaggtgA
- the EBP2 gene encoding rRNA-processing protein EBP2 — MVTKSRLRLAIAAEKGIDFKKLKEKKKHKENLKRKGAATELGGVPAARRDEGDEDDDALDGHVDVESEGDDIEEMNIGAVDETDTSDSEIELEEKVSRHASGKRTNNESKQEDEEGDDDSEEDEEDIPISDLEDLDDEDKEDLIPHTRLTINNTSALQAALDRISIPTDKSATFASHQSIVSSVNTADSIPDISDDLQRELAFYSQCLDAAKEGRTRLLAEGVPFSRPKDYFAEMVKEDAHMEKVKAKLIEEASAKKAAAEARKLRDLKKFGKQVQVAKLQERQKAKRETLEKIKTLKRKRQESGNDMNTNEADLFDVSVDNELASHAQSMGSSRGGPSGKGVNAKRQKKNEKYGFGGKKRHAKSGDALSSGDLSSFNTKKMKAGSRGKPKASRPGKSRRKAMSSK; from the exons ATGGTGACCAAAAGCAGACTGCGCCTGGCGATTGCCGCAGAAAAGGGTATTgattttaaaaaattaaaagaaaaaaagaagcacAAAGAGAACCTGAAACGTAAGGGTGCGGCCACAGAGCTTGGTGGGGTtccagcagctcggcgcgacgaaggcgacgaggatgacgatgcgCTTGACGGTCatgttgatgttgagagCGAAGGCGATGACATTGAAGAG ATGAACATCGGAGCTGTAGACGAGACAGATACTTCCGATTCAGAAATTGAGTTGGAGGAAAAAGTCAGCAGGCACGCATCCGGAAAGAGAACAAACAACGAATCGaaacaagaagacgaagaaggagaCGATGACAGTGAagaggatgaggaagatATTCCAATTTCGGATCTTGAAGATCTCGATGACGAAGACAAAGAGGACCTGATACCACATACCCGGCTCACGATAAACAACACCTCCGCTCTCCAAGCAGCTCTCGATCGTATATCTATTCCAACAGATAAAAGCGCAACTTTTGCATCCCACCAGTCCATTGTCTCTTCCGTCAATACTGCCGATTCTATTCCCGATATCTCTGATGACTTGCAGCGTGAGCTTGCCTTCTATTCGCAGTGTCTGGACGCCGCCAAGGAAGGTCGCACAAGACTTCTAGCTGAAGGCGTACCATTTTCTCGTCCAAAGGATTATTTCGCTGAAATGGTCAAGGAGGACGCCCATATGGAGAAAGTCAAGGCTAAGCTTATTGAAGAGGCTTCCGCCAAGAAAGCCGCTGCTGAGGCACGCAAGCTGCGTGATTTGAAGAAGTTTGGTAAACAAGTCCAAGTAGCCAAGCTTCAAGAGCGACAAAAAGCAAAGCGAGAAACCCTAGAGAAGATCAAAACACTTAAGAGAA AACGCCAAGAGTCAGGCAATGATATGAATACCAACGAAGCGGACCTTTTCGACGTCAGTGTTGATAATGAGCTTGCTAGCCACGCACAAAGCATGGGCTCTTCTCGAGGAGGCCCATCCGGCAAAGGCGTAAACGCCAAGCGTCAAAAGAAGAATGAAAAGTACGGATTTGGTGGTAAGAAGCGACATGCCAAATCCGGAGATGCTCTGAGCTCCGGAGACTTGTCTAGCTTCAATACGAAGAAGATGAAAGCTGGTTCAAGAGGAAAGCCAAAGGCATCAAGGCCTGGCAAGAGCAGGCGCAAGGCTATGTCGTCAAAATGA
- the JMJD7 gene encoding Bifunctional peptidase and (3S)-lysyl hydroxylase JMJD7 has protein sequence MTSQIEPALRDLISTFNELNSSTIEELDSEPSPLEFMRFVSRNSPFVIRGAASSWKATREWTSTYLRSALAGQTVNVAVTPHGNADAPTYSPKDGVTVLAKPHEESQMFDDFLTYLTQQEMDKTFPEDSEVWYAQTQNDNFRDEYSCLFPDAQKDIPFARIALQRGPDAVNLWIGNSRSVTATHKDNFENIFVQVIGRKHFVLLPPVCHPCMNEALLTPATYVRDETGLSIRVDEGADLVPFVTWDPDDPQTNSTAFSRFAKPMRVTLNPGDMLYLPAMWYDMEFSGPTYPMAALVQALANGILRKTKDED, from the exons ATGACCTCACAAATTGAGCCTGCGCTCAGAGATCTGATTTCGACATTCAACGAACTCAACAGTTCCACCATCGAGGAGCTTGATTCGGAACCCAGTCCCTTGGAGTTTATGCGTTTTGTCTCTAGAAATTCGCCTTTCGTGATACGGGGAGCGGCATCATCGTGGAAAGCTACAAGGGAATGGACCTCGACATACCTCAGATCAGCCCTAGCTGGGCAGActgtcaatgttgccgttACCCCTCACGG CAATGCCGATGCGCCTACGTATTCGCCAAAAGATGGAGTGACCGTTCTAGCAAAGCCTCACGAGGAATCTCAAATGTTTGATGATTTCCTTACATACCTTACGCAGCAGGAAATGGACAAAACTTTCCCGGAGGATTCAGAGGTGTGGTATGCACAAACAC AAAATGACAATTTTAGAGACGAGTACTCTTGCTTGTTCCCAGACGCCCAGAAAGACATTCCATTCGCCCGCATCGCACTTCAGAGGGGTCCTGACGCAGTAAATTTGTGGATAGGAAACTCCCGGTCTGTAACAGCAACTCATAAAGATAACTTTGAGAACATATTTGTGCAAGTAATTGGCAGAAAACACTTCGTCCTGTTACCGCCAGTCTGTCATCCTTGCATGAATGAGGCTTTGCTTACTCCGGCTACCTATGTGCGCGACGAGACGGGCCTCTCTATTCGCGTTGATGAAGGGGCGGACCTCGTCCCTTTTGTGACTTGGGACCCAGACGATCCGCAGACAAATTCTACTGCCTTCTCTAGATTTGCAAAACCTATGCGAGTTACTCTTAACCCCGGAGACATGTTGTATCTACCAGCCATGTG GTACGACATGGAGTTCAGTGGACCAACCTACCCCATGGCCGCTCTTGTTCAGGCCCTGGCAAACGGTATACTTCGCAAAACAAAGGACGAGGACTGA
- the msp1 gene encoding Protein msp1, with protein sequence MSSRVLAAGLRPVTRRAFVSVNRQLHRFPNGGLLRADSSIRATRKRMWFGGNSFHNAVIARNASFARFLPKLVVKFARIPAMFGGLAIGAFAWVQYQANQASTYAIELFNTTKDTVTSTATSLFDTAKDVAAQTRQGWENTKEQVETPEWLKRMLRIHEDIGTGGNGGAGGGGGPKQSRTGTGVAAAASAAAYGYEKTSENDARDSEEVARDDQMMVLTKKMIEIRSMLQKVGQSSSLTLPSIVVIGSQSSGKSSVLEAIVGHEFLPKGSNMVTRRPIELTLVNTPASKDEYGEFPDLGLRHISDFSSIQRTLTELNMAVSNADCVSDDPIHLTIYSPNVPDLSLIDLPGYIQVVGQNQPLQLKQKISELCDKYIQPPNVILAISAADVDLANSTALRASRRVDPRGERTIGVVTKMDLVDPTRGAAILNDKQYPLRLGYVGVVSKAPSSQGLFKMGPANLMSSIAKHENSYFSSHPLEFGPDAGVNVGTITLRKKLMHVLEQTMSSSLQSTSDAIRQELEEATYEFKVQYNDRPLSAESYLAESLDAFKHSFKQFTVEFGRPQMRELLKSELDQKVLDLLAARYWNKPITDLSQAQVEPDHISDLPKAEASSLYWHRQLDASASALTKLGVGRLATTVVSSSLQDHVDQLLNNSNFATHPFARQAILEAASTILNERFYSTSDQVENCIKPFKFEIDIEEREWAQGRQHVGDVLKKELQDCEAALSGLESSIGGRRKLKEVMNFVDKARKGDIVVEGDGRSGAGGFSAALLAKGREAVFLRDRADIIKMRLMAVKSKQCASVKNKYYCPEVFLDSAASKLASTAVLFINVELLSEFYYNFPRELDLRLGRHLTEEEVERFAKEDPKIRRHLEVIRRKELLELVLEKMDSLKQLEGRERERLTDGRRHGGQRQRGRWGLF encoded by the exons ATGAGTTCACGGGTTCTTGCTGCGGGCTTGCGGCCTGTGACGCGACGTGCATTCGTCAGTGTCAACCGACAACTACACCGATTCCCTAACGGGGGGCTGTTGCGAGCAGACTCATCCATCCGAGCGACCAGAAAGCGCATGTGGTTTGGTGGCAACTCGTTTCATAATGCTGTCATTGCTAGGAATGCCTCGTTTGCCCGTTTCTTACCTAAGCTAGTTGTCAAGTTCGCTAGAATACCAGCAATGTTTGGTGGCTTGGCAATCGGTGCTTTTGCTTGGGTTCAATATCAAGCAAATC AGGCCAGCACTTATGCTATCGAGCTTTTCAATACGACAAAAGATACCGTaacgtcgacggcgacaagCTTATTCGACACCGCGAAGGATGTTGCTGCTCAAACTCGGCAAGGTTGGGAAAACACGAAGGAGCAGGTCGAGACGCCAGAATGGTTAAAACGGATGCTCAGAATCCATGAAGATATCGGCACCGGAGGCAACGGCGGAGCGGGTGGCGGGGGCGGGCCAAAACAGAGCAGAACAGGTACTGgggtggctgctgctgcgtctGCGGCAGCCTATGGCTACGAGAAGACTTCAGAAAACGATGCTCGAGATTCAGAGGAGGTTGCGAGAGATGACCAGATGATGGTTCTTACGAAGAAGATGATCGAGATCAGAAGTATGCTTCAAAAAGTTGGGCAGTCCAGCTCGTTGACACTTCCatccatcgtcgtcatcggtTCACAGTCATCGGGGAAGAGCTCTGTTCTGGAGGCGATTGTTGGACACGAATTTCTTCCAAAGGGCTCGAATATGGTTACTCGCAGACCAATCGAGCTCACGCTAGTGAACACGCCTGCGTCAAAGGACGAGTACGGAGAGTTCCCGGACCTCGGTTTAAGACATATTTCAGATTTTTCATCCATCCAAAGAACGCTGACGGAACTCAACATGGCAGTATCAAACGCCGACTGTGTGTCTGATGATCCTATCCATCTTACTATTTATTCGCCCAACGTCCCCGACTTGTCTCTGATTGACTTACCTGGTTACATCCAAGTTGTTGGACAAAACCAACCACTTCAATTGAAGCAGAAGATCTCGGAACTATGTGATAAATACATTCAGCCGCCAAATGTGATTCTAGCCATCTCAGCAGCCGATGTGGATCTCGCCAATTCAACCGCCTTGAGGGCATCTCGCCGAGTAGACCCAAGAGGCGAGCGAACTATTGGCGTCGTCACCAAGATGGACCTAGTTGACCCTACTCGCGGCGCCGCCATTCTAAATGACAAACAATACCCACTTCGGCTAGGCTACGTTGGAGTCGTATCCAAAGCACCGTCTTCCCAAGGATTGTTCAAGATGGGTCCAGCCAATTTAATGTCATCGATAGCCAAACACGAGAACAGCTACTTTTCATCTCACCCCCTCGAGTTTGGCCCGGATGCCGGTGTCAATGTCGGCACCATAACATTACGCAAAAAGTTGATGCATGTCCTTGAGCAAACCATGTCATCCAGCTTACAGAGCACGAGTGACGCTATCCGGCAGGAGCTTGAAGAGGCGACATACGAATTTAAAGTACAATACAACGATCGGCCGCTATCCGCAGAGTCGTATCTCGCTGAGAGTTTAGACGCTTTCAAGCACTCTTTCAAGCAGTTTACAGTAGAGTTCGGTCGGCCGCAAATGCGCGAATTGCTAAAAAGCGAACTTGACCAGAAAGTCTTGGATCTTTTAGCAGCCAGATACTGGAACAAACCTATCACAGATCTGTCTCAGGCTCAAGTAGAGCCTGACCATATCTCAGATCTTCCGAAAGCGGAAGCTTCCTCGCTGTACTGGCACCGGCAGCTTGATGCATCAGCCTCAGCACTCACCAAGCTCGGTGTTGGGCGTCTCGCCACGACGGTAGTATCCTCCTCTTTGCAAGACCACGTTGACCAGCTACTCAATAATTCTAATTTTGCAACACATCCTTTCGCTCGCCAAGCCATATTAGAGGCAGCATCAACCATTCTCAACGAAAGGTTCTACAGTACCAGCGATCAAGTAGAAAATTGTATTAAGCCTTTCAAATTTGAGATTGACATCGAGGAACGCGAATGGGCCCAGGGCCGGCAACACGTAGGAGACGTGTTGAAGAAGGAGCTACAAGACTGTGAAGCTGCCTTGAGCGGACTTGAGTCATCCATTGGCGGTCGAAGAAAGTTAAAGGAAGTGATGAATTTTGTTGATAAGGCCAGGAAAGGCGACATTGTCGTAGAAGGCGATGGTCGAAGTGGCGCTGGCGGTTTTAGCGCTGCACTACTCGCCAAAG GGCGTGAGGCAGTATTCCTTCGTGATCGTGCAGATATCATCAAGATGCGACTCATGGCCGTCAAGTCCAAACAATGCGCATCTGTCAAGAACAAGTACTATTGCCCTGAAGTGTTCTTGGATTCTGCAGCATCAAAACTAGCTTCTACAGCTGTGCTTTTCATCAATGTAGAATTGCTGTCTGAATTTTACTATAACTTCCCTCGAGAACTAGACCTTCGTCTCGGTCGCCATCTAactgaagaagaagtggaAAGATTTGCCAAGGAGGACCCCAAGATTCGGCGCCACCTGGAGGTTATTCGCAGAAAAGAGCTTTTGGAGCTTGTTCTTGAGAAAATGGACAGCTTAAAGCAACTAGAGGGCAGAGAACGTGAACGGTTGACTGACGGACGAAGACATGGCGGACAGAGGCAGCGTGGTAGATGGGGTCTGTTTTAA